One stretch of Halichoerus grypus chromosome 8, mHalGry1.hap1.1, whole genome shotgun sequence DNA includes these proteins:
- the FOXA1 gene encoding hepatocyte nuclear factor 3-alpha isoform X3, with translation MNSGLGSMNSMNSYMTMNTMTTSGNMTPASFNMSYANPGLGAGLSPGAVAGMPGSSAGAMNSMTAAGVTAMGTTLSPGGMGAMGAQPAASMNGLGPYAAAMNPCMSPMAYAPSNLGRSRAGGGGDAKTFKRSYPHAKPPYSYISLITMAIQQAPSKMLTLSEIYQWIMDLFPYYRQNQQRWQNSIRHSLSFNDCFVKVARSPDKPGKGSYWTLHPDSGNMFENGCYLRRQKRFKCEKQPGAGGGSGSGGGGGGGAKGGPESRKDPSSAANPTANSPLHRGVHGKAGQLEGAPAPGPAASPQTLDHSGATATGGASELKTPSSSAAPPISSGPGALVSVPPSHPAHGLAPHESQLHLKGDPHYSFNHPFSINNLMSSSEQQHKLDFKAYEQALQYSPYGAALPASLPLGSASVATRSPIEPSALEPAYYQAPSLARFTELWTAQTAALTFPLPPPVIILASNMELENTHPFQL, from the exons ATGAACTCGGGCCTGGGCTCTATGAACTCCATGAACAGCTACATGACCATGAACACCATGACCACGAGCGGCAACATGACCCCAGCTTCGTTCAACATGTCCTACGCAAACCCGGGCCTGGGCGCCGGCCTGAGTCCGGGCGCCGTGGCTGGCATGCCGGGCAGCTCCGCGGGCGCCATGAACAGCATGACGGCGGCGGGCGTGACGGCCATGGGGACGACGCTGAGCCCGGGCGGCATGGGCGCCATGGGCGCGCAGCCCGCGGCCTCCATGAACGGCCTGGGCCCCTACGCGGCTGCCATGAACCCGTGCATGAGCCCCATGGCGTACGCGCCGTCCAACCTGGGCCGCagccgggcggggggcggcggcgaCGCCAAGACTTTCAAGCGCAGCTACCCGCACGCTAAGCCGCCCTACTCGTACATCTCCCTTATCACCATGGCCATCCAGCAGGCGCCCAGCAAGATGCTCACGCTAAGCGAGATCTACCAGTGGATCATGGACCTCTTCCCTTATTACCGGCAGAATCAGCAACGGTGGCAGAACTCCATCCGGCACTCGCTCTCCTTCAACGACTGTTTCGTCAAAGTGGCGCGCTCCCCGGACAAGCCGGGCAAGGGCTCCTACTGGACGCTGCACCCGGACTCCGGCAACATGTTTGAGAACGGTTGTTACTTGCGCCGCCAGAAGCGCTTCAAGTGTGAGAAGcagccgggggccgggggcggaaGCGGGAGCgggggtggcggcggcggcggcgccaaGGGCGGTCCTGAGAGCCGCAAGGACCCCTCAAGCGCCGCCAACCCCACTGCCAACTCGCCCCTTCATCGGGGCGTGCACGGTAAGGCAGGCCAGCTAGAGGGCGCGCCGGCCCCCGGGCCGGCTGCCAGCCCCCAGACTCTGGACCACAGCGGGGCGACGGCGACAGGGGGCGCCTCGGAGTTGAAGACTCCATCCTCCTCGGCTGCGCCCCCGATCAGCTCCGGGCCCGGGGCACTGGTAtctgtgcccccctcccacccgGCGCATGGCCTGGCCCCCCACGAGTCCCAGCTGCACCTGAAAGGGGACCCCCATTACTCTTTCAACCATCCCTTCTCCATCAACAACCTCATGTCCTCCTCGGAGCAGCAGCACAAGCTGGACTTCAAGGCGTATGAGCAGGCACTACAGTACTCGCCCTATGGCGCTGCGTTGCCCGCCAGCCTGCCCCTCGGCAGCGCCTCGGTGGCCACCAGGAGCCCCATCGAGCCCTCAGCCCTGGAGCCGGCCTACTACCAAG CTCCCAGTCTAGCTCGGTTCACTGAACTTTGGACAGCTCAGACTGCAGCCCTCAccttcccactgccccctccaGTCATCATTCTAGCAAGCAATATGGAGCTGGAAAATACCCATCCGTTTCAACTTTAA
- the FOXA1 gene encoding hepatocyte nuclear factor 3-alpha isoform X1, producing MLGTVKMEGHESSDWNSYYADTQEAYSSVPVSNMNSGLGSMNSMNSYMTMNTMTTSGNMTPASFNMSYANPGLGAGLSPGAVAGMPGSSAGAMNSMTAAGVTAMGTTLSPGGMGAMGAQPAASMNGLGPYAAAMNPCMSPMAYAPSNLGRSRAGGGGDAKTFKRSYPHAKPPYSYISLITMAIQQAPSKMLTLSEIYQWIMDLFPYYRQNQQRWQNSIRHSLSFNDCFVKVARSPDKPGKGSYWTLHPDSGNMFENGCYLRRQKRFKCEKQPGAGGGSGSGGGGGGGAKGGPESRKDPSSAANPTANSPLHRGVHGKAGQLEGAPAPGPAASPQTLDHSGATATGGASELKTPSSSAAPPISSGPGALVSVPPSHPAHGLAPHESQLHLKGDPHYSFNHPFSINNLMSSSEQQHKLDFKAYEQALQYSPYGAALPASLPLGSASVATRSPIEPSALEPAYYQAPSLARFTELWTAQTAALTFPLPPPVIILASNMELENTHPFQL from the exons ATGTTAGGGACTGTGAAGATGGAAGGGCATGAGAGCAGCGACTGGAACAGCTACTACGCGGACACACAGGAG GCCTACTCCTCCGTCCCCGTCAGCAACATGAACTCGGGCCTGGGCTCTATGAACTCCATGAACAGCTACATGACCATGAACACCATGACCACGAGCGGCAACATGACCCCAGCTTCGTTCAACATGTCCTACGCAAACCCGGGCCTGGGCGCCGGCCTGAGTCCGGGCGCCGTGGCTGGCATGCCGGGCAGCTCCGCGGGCGCCATGAACAGCATGACGGCGGCGGGCGTGACGGCCATGGGGACGACGCTGAGCCCGGGCGGCATGGGCGCCATGGGCGCGCAGCCCGCGGCCTCCATGAACGGCCTGGGCCCCTACGCGGCTGCCATGAACCCGTGCATGAGCCCCATGGCGTACGCGCCGTCCAACCTGGGCCGCagccgggcggggggcggcggcgaCGCCAAGACTTTCAAGCGCAGCTACCCGCACGCTAAGCCGCCCTACTCGTACATCTCCCTTATCACCATGGCCATCCAGCAGGCGCCCAGCAAGATGCTCACGCTAAGCGAGATCTACCAGTGGATCATGGACCTCTTCCCTTATTACCGGCAGAATCAGCAACGGTGGCAGAACTCCATCCGGCACTCGCTCTCCTTCAACGACTGTTTCGTCAAAGTGGCGCGCTCCCCGGACAAGCCGGGCAAGGGCTCCTACTGGACGCTGCACCCGGACTCCGGCAACATGTTTGAGAACGGTTGTTACTTGCGCCGCCAGAAGCGCTTCAAGTGTGAGAAGcagccgggggccgggggcggaaGCGGGAGCgggggtggcggcggcggcggcgccaaGGGCGGTCCTGAGAGCCGCAAGGACCCCTCAAGCGCCGCCAACCCCACTGCCAACTCGCCCCTTCATCGGGGCGTGCACGGTAAGGCAGGCCAGCTAGAGGGCGCGCCGGCCCCCGGGCCGGCTGCCAGCCCCCAGACTCTGGACCACAGCGGGGCGACGGCGACAGGGGGCGCCTCGGAGTTGAAGACTCCATCCTCCTCGGCTGCGCCCCCGATCAGCTCCGGGCCCGGGGCACTGGTAtctgtgcccccctcccacccgGCGCATGGCCTGGCCCCCCACGAGTCCCAGCTGCACCTGAAAGGGGACCCCCATTACTCTTTCAACCATCCCTTCTCCATCAACAACCTCATGTCCTCCTCGGAGCAGCAGCACAAGCTGGACTTCAAGGCGTATGAGCAGGCACTACAGTACTCGCCCTATGGCGCTGCGTTGCCCGCCAGCCTGCCCCTCGGCAGCGCCTCGGTGGCCACCAGGAGCCCCATCGAGCCCTCAGCCCTGGAGCCGGCCTACTACCAAG CTCCCAGTCTAGCTCGGTTCACTGAACTTTGGACAGCTCAGACTGCAGCCCTCAccttcccactgccccctccaGTCATCATTCTAGCAAGCAATATGGAGCTGGAAAATACCCATCCGTTTCAACTTTAA
- the FOXA1 gene encoding hepatocyte nuclear factor 3-alpha isoform X2 has protein sequence MLGTVKMEGHESSDWNSYYADTQEAYSSVPVSNMNSGLGSMNSMNSYMTMNTMTTSGNMTPASFNMSYANPGLGAGLSPGAVAGMPGSSAGAMNSMTAAGVTAMGTTLSPGGMGAMGAQPAASMNGLGPYAAAMNPCMSPMAYAPSNLGRSRAGGGGDAKTFKRSYPHAKPPYSYISLITMAIQQAPSKMLTLSEIYQWIMDLFPYYRQNQQRWQNSIRHSLSFNDCFVKVARSPDKPGKGSYWTLHPDSGNMFENGCYLRRQKRFKCEKQPGAGGGSGSGGGGGGGAKGGPESRKDPSSAANPTANSPLHRGVHGKAGQLEGAPAPGPAASPQTLDHSGATATGGASELKTPSSSAAPPISSGPGALVSVPPSHPAHGLAPHESQLHLKGDPHYSFNHPFSINNLMSSSEQQHKLDFKAYEQALQYSPYGAALPASLPLGSASVATRSPIEPSALEPAYYQGVYSRPVLNTS, from the exons ATGTTAGGGACTGTGAAGATGGAAGGGCATGAGAGCAGCGACTGGAACAGCTACTACGCGGACACACAGGAG GCCTACTCCTCCGTCCCCGTCAGCAACATGAACTCGGGCCTGGGCTCTATGAACTCCATGAACAGCTACATGACCATGAACACCATGACCACGAGCGGCAACATGACCCCAGCTTCGTTCAACATGTCCTACGCAAACCCGGGCCTGGGCGCCGGCCTGAGTCCGGGCGCCGTGGCTGGCATGCCGGGCAGCTCCGCGGGCGCCATGAACAGCATGACGGCGGCGGGCGTGACGGCCATGGGGACGACGCTGAGCCCGGGCGGCATGGGCGCCATGGGCGCGCAGCCCGCGGCCTCCATGAACGGCCTGGGCCCCTACGCGGCTGCCATGAACCCGTGCATGAGCCCCATGGCGTACGCGCCGTCCAACCTGGGCCGCagccgggcggggggcggcggcgaCGCCAAGACTTTCAAGCGCAGCTACCCGCACGCTAAGCCGCCCTACTCGTACATCTCCCTTATCACCATGGCCATCCAGCAGGCGCCCAGCAAGATGCTCACGCTAAGCGAGATCTACCAGTGGATCATGGACCTCTTCCCTTATTACCGGCAGAATCAGCAACGGTGGCAGAACTCCATCCGGCACTCGCTCTCCTTCAACGACTGTTTCGTCAAAGTGGCGCGCTCCCCGGACAAGCCGGGCAAGGGCTCCTACTGGACGCTGCACCCGGACTCCGGCAACATGTTTGAGAACGGTTGTTACTTGCGCCGCCAGAAGCGCTTCAAGTGTGAGAAGcagccgggggccgggggcggaaGCGGGAGCgggggtggcggcggcggcggcgccaaGGGCGGTCCTGAGAGCCGCAAGGACCCCTCAAGCGCCGCCAACCCCACTGCCAACTCGCCCCTTCATCGGGGCGTGCACGGTAAGGCAGGCCAGCTAGAGGGCGCGCCGGCCCCCGGGCCGGCTGCCAGCCCCCAGACTCTGGACCACAGCGGGGCGACGGCGACAGGGGGCGCCTCGGAGTTGAAGACTCCATCCTCCTCGGCTGCGCCCCCGATCAGCTCCGGGCCCGGGGCACTGGTAtctgtgcccccctcccacccgGCGCATGGCCTGGCCCCCCACGAGTCCCAGCTGCACCTGAAAGGGGACCCCCATTACTCTTTCAACCATCCCTTCTCCATCAACAACCTCATGTCCTCCTCGGAGCAGCAGCACAAGCTGGACTTCAAGGCGTATGAGCAGGCACTACAGTACTCGCCCTATGGCGCTGCGTTGCCCGCCAGCCTGCCCCTCGGCAGCGCCTCGGTGGCCACCAGGAGCCCCATCGAGCCCTCAGCCCTGGAGCCGGCCTACTACCAAGGTGTGTATTCCAGACCCGTCCTAAACACTTCCTAG